In Callospermophilus lateralis isolate mCalLat2 chromosome 19, mCalLat2.hap1, whole genome shotgun sequence, the following are encoded in one genomic region:
- the LOC143384944 gene encoding olfactory receptor 2AE1-like has product MWLRNQTSLADFFLEGLFDDSPTHLFLFCLTMMVFLVALSGNTLTILLICVDHGLHTPMYFLLSQLSLMDLMHVCTTIPKMATNYLSGSKSISFLGCATQHFLYLSLGGAECLLLALMSYDRYVAICHPLRYTVLMSRKVGLMMALTSWLGASLNSLIHTVILMHFPFCGSRKIHHFYCEYPAVVKLVCVDVTVYETTAYISTIVLLLLPIILVSTSYGFILHSVIEMRSAGSKRNAFATCSSHLTVVSLWFGACIFSYMRTRSQRTPLQDKVGSVFYSIITPTLNPLIYTLRNKDVAKALRRVLRRDFISQ; this is encoded by the coding sequence ATGTGGCTAAGGAATCAGACGTCTCTGGCAGACTTCTTCCTTGAAGGGCTCTTCGATGACTCCCCAACCCACCTTTTCCTTTTCTGCCTGACCATGATGGTCTTCCTCGTTGCACTGAGTGGCAACACCCTCACCATCCTCCTCATCTGTGTGGATCATGGGCttcacacccccatgtacttcctGCTCAGCCAGCTCTCCCTCATGGACCTGATGCACGTCTGCACAACCATCCCCAAGATGGCTACCAACTACCTGTCTGGCAGCAAGTCCATCTCCTTCCTGGGCTGTGCCACCCAGCACTTTCTCTATTTGTCTCTGGGTGGTGCTGAGTGTCTTCTGCTAGCTCTCATGTCCTATGACAGGTATGTTGCCATCTGTCATCCTCTGCGTTACACTGTGCTCATGAGCAGGAAGGTGGGACTAATGATGGCCCTCACCTCATGGTTGGGGGCATCTCTGAACTCCCTAATTCACACGGTCATCTTGATGCACTTTCCCTTCTGTGGATCTCGGAAAATACACCACTTCTACTGTGAATATCCAGCTGTTGTGAAGTTGGTATGTGTTGACGTCACCGTCTATGAGACCACAGCGTACATCAGCACCATagtgcttctcctcctccccatCATCCTGGTTTCTACATCCTATGGCTTCATCCTGCACAGTGTCATTGAGATGCGTTCAGCTGGGAGTAAGAGAAATGCCTTTGCCACTTGTAGCTCCCACCTCACTGTGGTCTCTCTCTGGTTTGGGGCCTGCATCTTCTCATACATGAGAACCAGGTCCCAGCGCACTCCACTGCAAGACAAAGTTGGTTCTGTGTTCTATAGCATCATTACTCCCACACTGAATCCTCTGATTTATACTCTCCGGAATAAGGATGTAGCTAAGGCTCTGAGGAGAGTGTTGAGGAGAGATTTTATCTCCCAATGA